The window GTTTTCAAAATCTGGTTTTGGGTGATCtaacttctttgtttttttttcatagctCGAGGATGGCTCCACGGTTTATTGATTtcattttatctctttttatcTCTTTGTTCACTCATCTCGTTGCAGCTTTCATCGCTGATCACGTCTCTGGTGGCTCTCTCTTTCGCCATATTTGCTACTCCAGGTTTGGATACTGTTTTTCTCTGTGTATGCTTTGTGCACTTGGAAAGTTGTTTATGGTCTCAAGCTTAAGCTTTGGCTTCTCGGTGGTTGGCTTCAATTCTCCCCCATTCAGGTTGTTTATCTTCTTCTCATGCATCCTTTAGTGTAGGTGTGCAGAGTTAGTATTTTGAAGCTTTGGTTTCTTTTATTCGGAGTTTTGTGGTTCTTCGCTGGCATGAACGCCTTGTATGTGCTTGTCTAGTTTGTGAAGTACTTATTATCTCTTAGCTGGTGGTTGTGCTTCCGGTGCTTTAGACATGCGTTTTTTTGTTTCGTGGTGACTTTATTCtttcaatgtattttttttatccgcttttttagttttttgcGCTGGTGTTTGATCGCGATCCTTTGTGTTTCGGAGATTGCTTTGTctcatattttatctttttatctttttctgACATCTGTTTTGTTTTAGCCAAGACATTCTATGGTAAGATGAGATAGGTTAGTCTTCTTTGTTGATCATTTTTCAGCTCCAAACCTTTATTGAGCTAATGTTACTATGgtattttgctttttttttaactgtggAAGTTTTATGTTTAGATTATGTAttgcactctaatttcttcttattaatttggtctttttattttttaatagttaaataaatgtataatttgtaaattaaataatagaaaataatataaaaaaaatttgttattttatttatttctttattcatCTTGTAGTTTAGTGAACAATAAAACAGATTATCAAACTTCATACGATAATAGTTAGTACGAAAATGATTAAATAGTTTACGATTAGAAAACTTGGTCAAATTGCAATAATCTGAAAGAAGGactaaatgtaaaaaatatatacatggaTGACACGTGTCGCAAAAGCACCCTGCCACTTGTTAAAAGAAGGGGAAAAatcaactttatatatatatagatataaatagtttttttttgctgtaaaaataaagtttttttgaaactttctaGAAATTAAAAGTTTCGATGAAGATAGTTTGCGGCAAATATGTTAGTatgatttgttttgaaaatgCGTTTGTTGACAAAAACAAAGTTCAAATGGTTTAGTAgtctttttgtgacaaaaaatgTTAAGTAGACTTGTttgaatattttagtttttttttaagcaaaagtaattaaaaacatatacacCAAAAAAAGTAATCTATAccattatttatgaagtgatttagcttatttgtcataattttcataattttaggtaattttgcttatttgtcatgttttaattAGGTTTAAGCTGAgtcattaattaattaatagtttttagttgagttcataatttattaatttaaataatatagctataaaatatgtaattagatatataattattttgattttgcttatttgtcattttttcatgattttagtcaattttgcttatttgtcatgtttttattaggttttagcttagtcattaatttcttaataatttttagctgaatcactaatttattaatttaaaaaatatccataatgaatttatatatcattaaaaacgaattttgatataataatattttgaatctatatgttatattaaaattcttattttcttatttgtcatattttattaggttttaagcttttatatagaggtcattgatttattatttgtttttaactgaatatttattaattttcacaaaacccgtaatgaattttatatataataaacacataaatttattttatgaatattaagtttattcattatattaaataattaattataaactaatataataaaattgtgaaaatatatttaaaaattaagagaattcttatatatattgtgttgctatctgaaaacaatattttttattataaagttaagaaattaagatataaaacaatttatgattaaatattagtcaaacaaaaatatttatataaagatattttctaaactatttctaatatatgagtgttttaaaacttttaacacaataataagtacatagtttgatgaacgtttttttgacatatataaataatttgatgtttgatttaactatttaaaatcataaataatattttaacttgTGACTGAgttcaaaacaattttttttgcttttactttaaaCATGTTTAAGTTTAATCCGTGAAACACTATTGATTCAATTAGTGACCACtagaagaatgaaaaaaatgaactaaataaaaaataaaattttatttgaggaattgaaaaaataagaaaatatgaatttttgttcagtttgttctttatcaaaattgcatagggaaatttttttcttataaatttattcctCACGGagaatttagaagaaaaaagtgGGATCTACCTTTCAATAATTTGActaaaattttaacataactGATATAGATTTTGAGGAACAAATAATTcaccataatttttttctttcaacatGTTCACGAATTAGAGTTTTATTATGCCGATTTTTGGATAAATAagacataaaataataagtattcGTAAGATGATTATGCATGTATGTGcaggcaaaacacctagttaaaAACATATAAGAAGTTGATGTGtaatcaaaacataaataatgtaaaagtatttttaaaatataattgtgaggttggaaagaaaaaaaggacAGTGGTTGAGACCACTTGAGACTAAAAAGAAGAATGTGGTTTGAGCTAAGAGACAGCCAATTTGCCAGCTGTGAAAGTCTCCTTCAATTGTTGTATAAATAGACACAATACCATCCCCACAGCTATTATCATCGCAACACAGCGCacacacaaaatattaaaatctttCTTTCATCATCAAAGAGAAGCAAGTAATGGAGGCAATGAAGATGATGGTTGTTTTCATGGTCGTTGCGGTGGCTTTCTCAGCCATAGGACAAGCGACGGCCGCCACCGTGGAAGCTCCGGCTCCAAGCCCAACTTCTGATGCTGCCATGTTCGTACCGGCATTGTTTGCATCTGTTGTCGCTTTGGCATCTGGTCTTCTCTTTTGAGTCAAAACAAACATTTCATTTTTTCTCTAttagttttattgtttttttcatgAGTTTGTGTGTGATTTGATTCTATTTTGTATAGAGTATTGTGTTATTCTTAATGTAACCATCTGTTTCTATATGTGCTTGTATGTATATCATCATTCATCAGACTGTTTATGAATTCGATTACCTTACAATCTGTGCACAAATCCATGATGGGCATCACATAACTTTTTAATGGAAGTTACAAAGTATCAGATCTCATTGATTTGGGTTCACACAAAGAtcaataagagagagagagagagagagagagaggtactTTGGAATTGTCTAAGTTGGTGGAATCAATGATGTAATGAGCTGTATTTGGGAGGATGTGTGGGGGCACTATGATGCCGACATCAACCATCATCATTATCATGGTGCCTTAAGACAACATGAATTTCCATGTGACTCGCCACAGGAAGAAAGCTAAAGAACAACGCTTAATGACCCCACAGCAAATGATATCTGATGAATGAACCAGGCAACCTCATTTGCAGTATTCCATATGTATAGCTCGGAGACAGAAATCAGATTAACAAGTCTTAGATAATAAAGAGTTAAAAACCTAATCTGAACCTCAAATATGACCGCAAACACCTATCAAGTTTATCATAAGTACAATAGGATTTGACTGTTGGAAACTCCAAAATCAAAGGATATGTAAAATTTGAAGCCATTTCCGTGGAAAACATTTTCTTCCATTTCTTTTTTCATCTAATAGGAACTTACCctgtatatatacaataatagaATAAACTACAGGCTAAGATTGGGTTTCAGACAAGAATCTGTTGAAGCCATGTGATGCATAGAAGAAAGAATGGGACCATACCATAGCATTTAAGTTCTCATGACCTTTGCCTGGAAAACGTTTTTGTAACTGGCCGCCACCTTTATTGTCCAATTACTAGCTAAAGAAAGATTATACTCCTTTTATGAagcaaaatctaaaaaaaattaaatagtttaTTAACACAAGAAACAGGAGCAACTAAATATTGTAAAGAGTTCTCTTATAAATATAGCTTACCAAGTACCAACATAAGATACCCGAGGAAGCTGGCAATCTGTTGGCTGACAAAAAGAGAGCCGCAAGTAGGTCCCGAGGAAGACGTAGAGAGACATTTGAGTATTGAAAACCTTATCTACTGTCAGAATCTTCAGCTGCACAACTCACCCAAATAGCCAAGACTCATTATGTGATCAATCAAAGAGTAAACCACTATGTTTAGACTCAAAAGTAGACAGAGTTTACACAAGAGAATAAGTTTTGCCCTGAGAAACCAATATTAATAGAATGTGCCAAATTTACAGAGGAATGAATGAGCACTAAAGTCAAAATTACAAATACAAAGGGGTAATAAGAAAACTAGCTTATTCACCTAACATGAATCCGAACCAGTAGAGCACGCCGTAAATGCTAATTTCTTTTTAACAGTTTTCGTAAGCCCCAAATAAGAAAACCTGGACTACATCTAGTAGATCTGCACCAATTCTTCCTACTTTATAACGTATAGCTACTGAACTAGCCCGTGAAACCTAAGCGCCTTAAGTATGACAGACTACTCCGGATGGTCAGGATAAAGTTCACAAAGGTTGGTAAAGGTTGGTCTCATCTTGTATTCTCCTGGACTGTTTCAAAGTCCTGGTTTATCTGGTAGTCTGGAGTTCTTTATCCGCAAAATGAAGAAGACGTCTCAGTCTGAGAACCTTATCACAGTGAAAAGGCAATGCCGTCCGCCTATCCAGATATGCTGGACTTACAGTCATCCATGATAGAGCGTGGAGTTCTGCCGCAATTGACTCAAGGATAAGATGGCTTTCAACCTCAAAATCTCTAGTTTCTTGGGTCCCTCCACCGCTTTGCTTCATGATTCCATGAAGAATTTTGTCATGAGCGTTGTCATAACCACCATAGTAGTCAATGAGACTAACAGAGAGAACTGATGGCCATTCTTCTTTCATATTTATTCTAGAGTCTTTTCTCATGGAAGGCACAGCTTTTGAAACAACAAACCCGGTAGACAAGGGTATTGCACAGCCTTTGCTGTGAAGAAGGTGAGCAAGCGGAGGTGATTCGGCAGTTAAACATGTAGGAAGCTGAAGAGGACTTGGGTGAAGAAAGCGCATGTTGGGTGATGGTATCATCATGTACGAGTAAGCCGTTGACCCAAGAGATTTGACAGGAGTGAAACCTTCAATGTAATTTGATGAACTCATACCAGTACCTCCTGCATAGTTGCGCAAGTCAGTATCTAGCTCCCTTTCTTAtggaaatttaaaattgattagaCATACATATGAGAAAAACAATCAGAAACTGACCTGGAGATACCAACTCAGCCGGAAGAACAAGATGCAGAGATTGATCAAGTGAAATAGAAGTAAAACTAATGCTGTGAACCCACTGAAACAAACCCCTTGGAGTACCAGAAATGGTTTGTCCACCCATTATCTGCTTTCTTCCAGCAGATTGCCCCATACTGCCTTTCACGAAGTTGGATGGTTTTGAGTGAGAGCTGTAGAGTGTGCTACTTGACGAGGCTCTCTCTTGAATCAAACTCATATCCGGCGGTTGCAAGGAAGATACGCTGCTATTGGTGGCTATGCCAGAAGGCGCAGAACGTCGAAGTTGAATAGGCCACTTTTTAATGTCAGGACCTCCAGCTGAGTATATTGCCTTTTGCCACTCTGTTATATCAGTTGCAAGTAGACAAAAAAATAACCAGAGTTATGAAACACGCAATACTAGAGAATAATTACATTTCCCGAGCGCAGTTGGAATACGAAAgggatgaaaaaaaaatagattaagaACGGATGTAAGGGTAAAAGAAGCTAGTTTACCTAGGTATTCAAGCTCAAAGAAATTGCCAATGCGTGTAATGACAAAGTCTCTGGGTTTTGAAGATCCATTGTCAGGGGAGGAACATGCCTGTAGGATTTGACATCCTTGCTGCAGAACTTGAACAAAAAGACACTGCAGCCCTTTCGTATCCTGTCTACTGCTAATTCCACCAAAGGGAAATATATGTGTGTCAAGCAGTTCACCCCTGGCATCTGTCCAGATGCTTACAAGCCATCGCCAGTCCTCTGTCCAACCGTAGCAGCAATGTAAACTTGGAATATTCTTTCCTTCAACCTGGGATGCATCCCCCTGTGAGCTTGATCCTGATGGTATGCCTTCCATTGCATTGACGCCAAGTCCAGAACCTCTGCCACCATCCTCAGGTACTGGCTTTGAAGACTCTGAACCTAAGCCGCCAAAAGTAGGTGAAACTCCACGCTCCACTGAACCAGGCTCGGAAAGAATGAAAAGCggttcaaataaataaaaactttcatCATTAAGGTAAAAATCTTCATTTCTGTTTGGGTCGCAGCTTAATCCTCCAGATCTTGTCATTTGCCAGCTATCCCAACTCGTTCTCATGCTACTATCCCTTTCACCATCTCTTGGATGTGTAGAACCTGTCATTCGAGAACCAACACAGTCTTTCCAGCTTCCTGAAATAGAGCTCATTGGTGTCAAGGCTGAAGACGATCTGCTTGATAAAGAGGACGACTGAAATGCATCATTAGGCATTCCTCGTGAGATTTTACGAGCCTTATTGTATACAGAAAAGGCAGTATCCTTGAGAATGACAAGCTCATTAAAGCTCGGACTTGTTATCCGGAAAATAGAATCAACAGACACCACCTGTAGAACTAGTTTGGGGACACTAAACCCCGAAAGCACTGGAATATGAGATATTGATGCTTCGTCTACAGCAGCAGAACTAGCAAACGCCCTTGCAACCTGACTGTTAAGTAACGATCTCCTGTCTTTATCTGGCTGTATTCCTGATCCAAGTGCAATAGACGATTGGACGATCGTCCTTAAAACTGCCGAAGGGTCGGGAAATGGACACACTATGTACACTACCTGAAAGAAGAGTAGAAGCCAACAAGTATCAACAGCTACACTTGGTAGAAGTGGGTAAATAGTTAATTATCCCAGTTAACATTTGTAGTTTTTAGCTAACACTTACGATGCAAGGACTCGTAGCTGATCCTTCTTTCTGGTTTGTGTAAAGGCAAGACTCAAGCTTTAGACCTTTCAGCGCTTTTGATAAAGACTTCAGATAGCTAGTCACATTCCACCCATTCGACAAAGACAGAAAATAATCGCTGAGAGATCCCAGAAGCGATGTGTTATTGCTTTCAATCTTCATCGACTGAGGGCAATCAAGCAGAACAAATCCAGATGAGGATAATCTTCCAGCGTCAGTTTCCATTTGATTTCCCAGAATATGTGGCAAATGGGTTCCCAGTCTGCACGTCTCATAAACTATGCAACAAAAGGTTCATCAGAACATAATGATGAGAAAATGTCCCAACTTTTTGTTCCTCTAGAAACGTTGTTTAGCAGAAACCAGTTCCTGTCAAATTTGAGAATAAACTCTTTCACAATAGAGATATTCGTTGACTCACCAGTTCCAAGTTGTTGGAAGAAATCAGTGGCAGCACTGGTTAAAGGATCTATATCCGGGCATACAACAGTATAGCTCATCTGAGAAAAGTAACAAAGAACAACTTAGTGGAGAAGATTATCAATTGGCCTAAATtgatgaaaacaaaagcatCTCTCTCAGATGAATTCCTTGAAAACGCACATTTTTGGGCAGAGCATATGGCTCGAAAGGGGCCTTTTCCCAATGTGGCAAGGCGTTAGTTGATATCTTAAGCCAGTCATCTTGGTACCTGTCACAGGGGATAGACGCTAGAGAGCTTAAACTAGCCAGCATTACAATATGTGACAATCCTAACAACATGAAATTATGAATACTAATAAGGGGATCTTGATCAACGTCaaattctatttaaaaaaaaaaactctgacTGCTAATAAGAACATAAATACCCGACAAGTATAGAAGGTGACGGAAGAACAAAAAGTGTCGGTCGGAGTAATTCTGAACTGTATATGTCTTGGCTCTGAGCAGTCTCCTCTCGTTTCCCACTATCTATTGACATCGCTTGTTTTCcaatacatttattatcaaTAAAATCATCAGAGATATTGACTCTATCAGATATTAATGAACAACCAAAGTAGGAACAGTAAAGTTCCAACGagataaaataatcaaaactcaTGTGCTACCTTCACGGAGGGATGACTCAGCAGTAGATCCCTCAGAAATAGATCCCCCATCCATTGCGTGATTCCGGCCCTTGCACCAATCTGTGACAGATAATGGACCATCTGACTGACCAAATGCAGATTTCAGAGCTGTTTTGATGTCAGATTGCAGCAGAGTAATGACAGACGAaggaaaaacctgcaaaagaaagAAATCTTCACAATCAGGTTTAAACGAATAAGCTCAAATCTTTATTCGATAAATTTGTGACGAAAATGTAAAGACATTGAGTATCCTCAATTCATTTCTGTGCATCTTACACCAATTTGAAAGCTTACCTCAGCAGAGAGTGGGTCAACTAGCTTGACACCAGCAATGTCCAGAGAATGGCAGGAAGCCAAAGTTCCCCCACAACCTGCATGGCCAGCAGAGGGCCCACACGAAAGTTCCCGTCTCCATAACTCTTCCAGCGCAAGCCAGCCATAAGGACCATCTCCACAATCTGAATCCAGAGCTAAATCAACAAAAGAAGTAGCTTGCTGTACAAGTAGCGCTACTCCATCTAGGAGTTCCTGCAATGGCTGTCTTTGGCCATAAGAAAGCAAGCTGTCTTCGCTAAATGAACTATGGGGCAAGGATGAGCCTGCTTCAATATTTGGCGAACTAGCAGGTTTTGCTGTTTTTGGGACTGAAACAGTCCGCCACACGCCAACTGGTGCACTCATGTGGCTGTCTATCATTCCTCCGTCGAAACCTCCAGCTATTCTAGTAGGTATTTCTTTCTTATATATCTCGTTCCTTGCAGATATGTTGTCTGTCAGACTACTGGGCTCATTTGACAGCTGGTTCAGAAATAGCTTTCCACTAAGCCTTGTCAGACTAAATGGTGAACTGTGCTTCGAAGAAATGATTATGTGCCGCATCCTAGACATGAAAGCTTGGAACATAACGCTTCCCACGTCTGTTGCCAACAAGGTCTTTGAAGATAATAAAGTACTAACAACAGCAGATATACCGTCAGACTTTTTCCCCTGTATGGTTTTAACAGCACTGAagtttgaatattttaattGAGAAACACCCTCCTTTGTACTACTGTTGTCACTAATTACAGTAGGTAGCATCTTATGTTGGTCCTTTCTGCCTTCCACTTGAGTGTAATAATCTCTCGACTGAAACAAAGTTCTGCCATCATTGTTACCAATGCAGGCTTTTGATCCAAGTAAATTCTTGTCGGCTGCTCCATCAGAATCAGTGGCCGGTGGTGTGGGTCCATAAACATAGTTACTCGTTCTTGAATGTGAACTCTCCACTTTATGAGATTTGGGAAGATATGGGCTTTTGAAAGAGGAAATCTCGCTCATAGGTACTTCAACAGCTCCATACTCAGGAGCAAAAGTCATCATAGCTTCTGCTTTTATCAAATGATCGAACTCACCAGTAGAAGAGCTTGACATCTGATTTGAAGTTGCTGAAGTGACACTGCTGTTGATGACTTCTTGACTTTTGATAAGGCActcatctatgatcgggggaaCAGGATTAAAGCTCTCAAAAGAGGAAAACCCATCGGGCAAAACAATCTGATCTGATACATCCATCATATCAACTGGACTGCAACCTATTTCAGCAGAATCTGGAGGAATCATTAGCGTATGCGACTCTGCTGTTCCCGGTGGCTACACGAACATAACAGATAAAGTGATTTGTTAAATTAGGATTAAACACCAAAGACAATAGGACAAAAGCACAATAAGAGGCATGGCAGGAAACGGGAAATCGAGACACCACCCTCTCCCAAATGTTTATTAGACAGTGAAGGTATCTGAACTAA is drawn from Brassica rapa cultivar Chiifu-401-42 chromosome A05, CAAS_Brap_v3.01, whole genome shotgun sequence and contains these coding sequences:
- the LOC103829787 gene encoding mediator of RNA polymerase II transcription subunit 13 isoform X1; the encoded protein is MWTNVFRIGGLHNVSWFQFLPSEAELSPASDTTSSRAEQNDAATYLVLSSHLRLQKEGFLTTWTNSFVGPWDPSQGLYNPDEKIKLWLFLPGRHSSIADKAQAAVSKLRVVASGIWVAPGDSEEISVAFSQSLRNCIERALSGLSYMRFGDVFSKFSPQSEDYLRRGQPTVEFIFAATEEAVFVHVIVSAKNVRALSSGDAERLLRSSLKNSSYRLPVIVSPHGMRGSLTGFCPNDLVKQVYFSSGNIGTSSGYIGLPSHVGRGSRLINDNHCYVEVTLGCCQSINDNASQTNSTFAVNLPHNQRPEPSVGSRDHRKGQQDISSVREKKFIYPAEAVLVPILQSAFAKFSLKRFWLQNWIGPSLTGSSLSMHWAGDFEFLGSSGNKSDGFYEKNGYNSSGSSRNSSISSTSSASSGSGWRMASRTGDLDADADSLTCRQSGLTCNDDRPKSGSKRSRTGRTESFGQVGITDDQIGWDWDDDDDDDDDRGVGMDIKALLSEFGDFGDFFENDALPFGEPPGTAESHTLMIPPDSAEIGCSPVDMMDVSDQIVLPDGFSSFESFNPVPPIIDECLIKSQEVINSSVTSATSNQMSSSSTGEFDHLIKAEAMMTFAPEYGAVEVPMSEISSFKSPYLPKSHKVESSHSRTSNYVYGPTPPATDSDGAADKNLLGSKACIGNNDGRTLFQSRDYYTQVEGRKDQHKMLPTVISDNSSTKEGVSQLKYSNFSAVKTIQGKKSDGISAVVSTLLSSKTLLATDVGSVMFQAFMSRMRHIIISSKHSSPFSLTRLSGKLFLNQLSNEPSSLTDNISARNEIYKKEIPTRIAGGFDGGMIDSHMSAPVGVWRTVSVPKTAKPASSPNIEAGSSLPHSSFSEDSLLSYGQRQPLQELLDGVALLVQQATSFVDLALDSDCGDGPYGWLALEELWRRELSCGPSAGHAGCGGTLASCHSLDIAGVKLVDPLSAEVFPSSVITLLQSDIKTALKSAFGQSDGPLSVTDWCKGRNHAMDGGSISEGSTAESSLREAMSIDSGKREETAQSQDIYSSELLRPTLFVLPSPSILVGYQDDWLKISTNALPHWEKAPFEPYALPKNMSYTVVCPDIDPLTSAATDFFQQLGTVYETCRLGTHLPHILGNQMETDAGRLSSSGFVLLDCPQSMKIESNNTSLLGSLSDYFLSLSNGWNVTSYLKSLSKALKGLKLESCLYTNQKEGSATSPCIVVYIVCPFPDPSAVLRTIVQSSIALGSGIQPDKDRRSLLNSQVARAFASSAAVDEASISHIPVLSGFSVPKLVLQVVSVDSIFRITSPSFNELVILKDTAFSVYNKARKISRGMPNDAFQSSSLSSRSSSALTPMSSISGSWKDCVGSRMTGSTHPRDGERDSSMRTSWDSWQMTRSGGLSCDPNRNEDFYLNDESFYLFEPLFILSEPGSVERGVSPTFGGLGSESSKPVPEDGGRGSGLGVNAMEGIPSGSSSQGDASQVEGKNIPSLHCCYGWTEDWRWLVSIWTDARGELLDTHIFPFGGISSRQDTKGLQCLFVQVLQQGCQILQACSSPDNGSSKPRDFVITRIGNFFELEYLEWQKAIYSAGGPDIKKWPIQLRRSAPSGIATNSSVSSLQPPDMSLIQERASSSSTLYSSHSKPSNFVKGSMGQSAGRKQIMGGQTISGTPRGLFQWVHSISFTSISLDQSLHLVLPAELVSPGGTGMSSSNYIEGFTPVKSLGSTAYSYMMIPSPNMRFLHPSPLQLPTCLTAESPPLAHLLHSKGCAIPLSTGFVVSKAVPSMRKDSRINMKEEWPSVLSVSLIDYYGGYDNAHDKILHGIMKQSGGGTQETRDFEVESHLILESIAAELHALSWMTVSPAYLDRRTALPFHCDKVLRLRRLLHFADKELQTTR
- the LOC103829787 gene encoding mediator of RNA polymerase II transcription subunit 13 isoform X2, which encodes MWTNVFRIGGLHNVSWFQFLPSEAELSPASDTTSSRAEQNDAATYLVLSSHLRLQKEGFLTTWTNSFVGPWDPSQGLYNPDEKIKLWLFLPGRHSSIADKAQAAVSKLRVVASGIWVAPGDSEEISVAFSQSLRNCIERALSGLSYMRFGDVFSKFSPQSEDYLRRGQPTVEFIFAATEEAVFVHVIVSAKNVRALSSGDAERLLRSSLKNSSYRLPVIVSPHGMRGSLTGFCPNDLVKQVYFSSGNIGTSSGYIGLPSHVGRGSRLINDNHCYVEVTLGCCQSINDNASQTNSTFAVNLPHNQRPEPSVGSRDHRKGQQDISSVREKKFIYPAEAVLVPILQSAFAKFSLKRFWLQNWIGPSLTGSSLSMHWAGDFEFLGSSGNKSDGFYEKNGYNSSGSSRNSSISSTSSASSGSGWRMASRTGDLDADADSLTCRQSGLTCNDDRPKSGSKRSRTGRTESFGQVGITDDQIGWDWDDDDDDDDDRGVGMDIKALLSEFGDFGDFFENDALPFGEPPGTAESHTLMIPPDSAEIGCSPVDMMDVSDQIVLPDGFSSFESFNPVPPIIDECLIKSQEVINSSVTSATSNQMSSSSTGEFDHLIKAEAMMTFAPEYGAVEVPMSEISSFKSPYLPKSHKVESSHSRTSNYVYGPTPPATDSDGAADKNLLGSKACIGNNDGRTLFQSRDYYTQVEGRKDQHKMLPTVISDNSSTKEGVSQLKYSNFSAVKTIQGKKSDGISAVVSTLLSSKTLLATDVGSVMFQAFMSRMRHIIISSKHSSPFSLTRLSGKLFLNQLSNEPSSLTDNISARNEIYKKEIPTRIAGGFDGGMIDSHMSAPVGVWRTVSVPKTAKPASSPNIEAGSSLPHSSFSEDSLLSYGQRQPLQELLDGVALLVQQATSFVDLALDSDCGDGPYGWLALEELWRRELSCGPSAGHAGCGGTLASCHSLDIAGVKLVDPLSAEVFPSSVITLLQSDIKTALKSAFGQSDGPLSVTDWCKGRNHAMDGGSISEGSTAESSLREDSGKREETAQSQDIYSSELLRPTLFVLPSPSILVGYQDDWLKISTNALPHWEKAPFEPYALPKNMSYTVVCPDIDPLTSAATDFFQQLGTVYETCRLGTHLPHILGNQMETDAGRLSSSGFVLLDCPQSMKIESNNTSLLGSLSDYFLSLSNGWNVTSYLKSLSKALKGLKLESCLYTNQKEGSATSPCIVVYIVCPFPDPSAVLRTIVQSSIALGSGIQPDKDRRSLLNSQVARAFASSAAVDEASISHIPVLSGFSVPKLVLQVVSVDSIFRITSPSFNELVILKDTAFSVYNKARKISRGMPNDAFQSSSLSSRSSSALTPMSSISGSWKDCVGSRMTGSTHPRDGERDSSMRTSWDSWQMTRSGGLSCDPNRNEDFYLNDESFYLFEPLFILSEPGSVERGVSPTFGGLGSESSKPVPEDGGRGSGLGVNAMEGIPSGSSSQGDASQVEGKNIPSLHCCYGWTEDWRWLVSIWTDARGELLDTHIFPFGGISSRQDTKGLQCLFVQVLQQGCQILQACSSPDNGSSKPRDFVITRIGNFFELEYLEWQKAIYSAGGPDIKKWPIQLRRSAPSGIATNSSVSSLQPPDMSLIQERASSSSTLYSSHSKPSNFVKGSMGQSAGRKQIMGGQTISGTPRGLFQWVHSISFTSISLDQSLHLVLPAELVSPGGTGMSSSNYIEGFTPVKSLGSTAYSYMMIPSPNMRFLHPSPLQLPTCLTAESPPLAHLLHSKGCAIPLSTGFVVSKAVPSMRKDSRINMKEEWPSVLSVSLIDYYGGYDNAHDKILHGIMKQSGGGTQETRDFEVESHLILESIAAELHALSWMTVSPAYLDRRTALPFHCDKVLRLRRLLHFADKELQTTR